One genomic region from Anabaena sp. PCC 7108 encodes:
- a CDS encoding Lin0512 family protein, producing the protein MTLKRFIIEMGMGIDQHGQEPTVAAARAVRNAIAHNALLGIMEIAGLKDPNEMIVEVKVAVPYPEQVREAEVLAVLPFGRKSLTVESGGMVVDGLAIPSLNDKNDEMLIAVAAVTVLVEVA; encoded by the coding sequence ATGACACTAAAACGCTTTATCATCGAAATGGGAATGGGAATAGACCAGCACGGACAGGAACCGACTGTAGCCGCAGCGAGGGCGGTCAGAAATGCGATCGCTCACAATGCCTTACTTGGTATTATGGAAATAGCCGGGTTAAAAGACCCAAATGAGATGATTGTGGAAGTCAAGGTAGCAGTACCCTACCCCGAACAAGTCCGAGAAGCAGAGGTATTAGCTGTTCTTCCCTTTGGTCGTAAATCTCTCACCGTAGAAAGTGGGGGAATGGTAGTTGATGGTTTAGCAATACCGTCTCTCAACGATAAAAATGACGAAATGTTGATAGCAGTTGCAGCGGTGACAGTTTTAGTGGAAGTAGCATAA
- the recA gene encoding recombinase RecA, which produces MAINTENAGKQKALNIVLSQIERSFGKGAIMRLGDATRMRVETISTGALTLDLALGGGLPKGRVIEIYGPESSGKTTVALHALAEVQKNGGIAAFVDAEHALDPTYAAALGVDIENLLVSQPDTGESALEIVDQLVRSAAVDIVVIDSVAALVPRAEIEGDMGDIHVGLQARLMSQALRKITGNIGKSGCTVIFINQLRQKIGVTYGSPETTTGGNALKFYASVRLDIRRIQTLKKGTDEFGNRVKVKVAKNKVAPPFRIAEFDIIFGKGVSTLGCLVDLAEETGILLRKGAWYSYNGDNISQGRDNAIKYLEEKPEFASTIEGQVREKLDKGAVVSANSVAKITEEEEEEEIELEED; this is translated from the coding sequence ATGGCAATAAACACTGAGAATGCAGGCAAGCAAAAAGCGCTGAATATAGTACTCAGCCAGATTGAGCGCAGTTTTGGTAAAGGAGCAATCATGCGCCTAGGCGATGCTACCCGAATGCGTGTAGAGACTATTTCCACAGGGGCGCTCACCTTAGATTTAGCATTGGGTGGCGGTTTACCTAAAGGGCGCGTGATAGAGATATATGGTCCGGAAAGTTCTGGTAAAACCACAGTAGCCCTACACGCCCTCGCCGAAGTGCAGAAAAATGGCGGTATCGCTGCCTTTGTTGATGCTGAACACGCCCTTGATCCTACTTACGCTGCTGCATTAGGTGTAGATATAGAAAACTTGTTAGTTTCCCAACCGGACACTGGCGAATCAGCTTTAGAAATAGTTGATCAGTTGGTGCGCTCTGCCGCAGTTGATATTGTAGTTATAGACTCCGTAGCCGCACTAGTACCCCGCGCCGAAATTGAAGGGGATATGGGTGATATCCACGTTGGTCTACAAGCCCGGTTAATGAGCCAAGCTCTGCGTAAAATTACTGGTAACATTGGTAAATCTGGTTGCACAGTCATTTTTATCAACCAGTTGCGACAAAAAATTGGTGTTACATACGGTAGCCCAGAAACCACAACAGGTGGTAACGCATTGAAGTTTTATGCGTCAGTACGTCTCGATATTCGCCGGATTCAAACCTTGAAAAAAGGCACAGATGAATTTGGTAATCGGGTCAAAGTCAAAGTAGCAAAAAATAAAGTAGCACCACCTTTTAGAATTGCCGAATTTGACATCATTTTTGGTAAAGGAGTTTCTACTCTGGGTTGTCTGGTTGACTTAGCAGAAGAAACCGGCATTCTCCTACGTAAAGGTGCTTGGTACAGCTACAACGGCGACAACATTTCTCAAGGTCGAGATAACGCTATCAAATATCTAGAAGAGAAGCCAGAATTTGCCAGCACAATTGAAGGGCAAGTTCGTGAAAAATTAGACAAGGGGGCTGTAGTTTCTGCTAACTCTGTGGCGAAGATTACCGAAGAAGAGGAAGAAGAAGAAATCGAATTAGAGGAAGATTAA
- a CDS encoding thymidylate synthase: MTGTSYAAQHKPNQLIYGYGQTAVITGWTVKQAIAKHLQPSEYAVIGQLYSPTRGINLLIRNLLLNPHVRHLVILNATKEDKNAGACQCLLDFFHNGVEENLSDTGRKSWIVISPIPGYIDIDIDINALEKLRLSIEVQEAKSITEAVAQIKHYAQKEIIDPWGFPLEFPMATVEPTVLPGSRYGHRIEGKTIAETWVKIIHRIKTTGTIRPTGYDGKWQELIDLMAVVTDEPDDFYFPEPNYLPIDRSFLEEYISQILDDAPNREGVKYTYGQRLRSWFGRDQIQQVIDKLVADIDSARAVMSLWDAGKDDDDSPPCLNHIWVRIVDHELSLTATFRSNDMFSAWPANAMGLRELQKYIYNSIVQKSNHALKIGSLITISQSAHIYDDCFENVENVISSQYSQVCQQRDYFDPAGSFIITVQNNIIIVEHTTPGSGEVVNCYSGKSANKLSRKIVADCPGLQVEHAIYLGSELQKAEMALLMKEQIIYEQDKPIKLK; the protein is encoded by the coding sequence ATGACAGGAACGAGTTACGCGGCACAGCACAAGCCCAACCAGTTGATTTACGGTTATGGGCAAACGGCAGTGATTACAGGATGGACGGTGAAGCAAGCGATCGCAAAACACCTACAACCATCAGAGTACGCTGTAATTGGTCAGTTGTATTCACCCACTAGGGGTATAAATTTACTAATTCGCAATTTGTTATTAAATCCCCATGTTCGTCATTTAGTAATTCTCAACGCTACTAAAGAAGATAAAAATGCAGGTGCTTGTCAATGCTTGCTCGACTTTTTTCATAATGGTGTTGAAGAAAATTTAAGCGACACTGGGCGTAAATCTTGGATAGTTATTTCTCCGATTCCTGGTTATATTGATATTGATATTGATATAAATGCTTTAGAAAAACTCAGACTTTCTATAGAAGTTCAAGAAGCTAAATCAATTACTGAAGCAGTTGCACAAATTAAGCATTACGCCCAAAAAGAAATAATTGATCCTTGGGGATTTCCTTTAGAATTTCCTATGGCTACCGTTGAACCCACAGTTTTACCAGGTTCACGCTATGGACACAGAATTGAAGGTAAAACCATAGCCGAAACTTGGGTAAAAATCATTCATCGCATTAAGACAACTGGAACAATTAGACCAACTGGTTATGATGGCAAATGGCAAGAATTAATAGATTTAATGGCAGTTGTCACCGATGAACCTGATGATTTCTATTTTCCTGAACCGAATTATTTACCAATTGATAGAAGTTTTTTAGAAGAATATATTTCGCAAATTTTAGATGATGCACCGAATCGAGAAGGTGTGAAATACACTTATGGGCAACGTTTACGTTCTTGGTTTGGACGCGATCAAATTCAACAAGTAATTGATAAACTAGTAGCTGATATTGATTCCGCAAGAGCAGTCATGTCTTTATGGGATGCTGGTAAAGATGATGATGATAGTCCACCTTGTCTAAATCATATTTGGGTGAGAATAGTTGATCACGAATTATCTTTAACAGCAACTTTCCGCAGTAATGATATGTTTTCTGCATGGCCTGCAAATGCTATGGGATTACGGGAATTACAAAAATATATTTATAATTCTATTGTTCAAAAATCTAATCATGCTTTAAAAATTGGTTCATTAATTACCATTAGTCAAAGCGCCCATATTTATGATGATTGTTTTGAAAATGTCGAAAATGTGATCTCATCTCAATATTCTCAAGTTTGTCAGCAAAGAGACTATTTTGATCCTGCCGGTAGTTTTATTATTACAGTGCAGAATAATATTATTATTGTAGAACATACAACTCCTGGTTCTGGAGAAGTAGTTAATTGTTATTCCGGTAAATCTGCAAATAAACTTTCCCGGAAAATAGTAGCAGATTGTCCTGGGTTACAAGTTGAACACGCGATTTATTTGGGGTCAGAATTACAAAAAGCAGAAATGGCTTTATTAATGAAAGAACAGATTATTTATGAACAGGATAAACCAATAAAATTGAAATAA